The following proteins are co-located in the Halictus rubicundus isolate RS-2024b chromosome 1, iyHalRubi1_principal, whole genome shotgun sequence genome:
- the Iml1 gene encoding GATOR complex protein Iml1 isoform X6, with protein MKLYKLIVHQKTFSEEDLLISPKDHPGIKTGDVVEIYHPEVEFSRLLLQVTSFKEDLRETISVENNVATMFQLRTFGDVYMNVVNPDDVALDSVELTFKDQYLGRSEMWRLKNSLVNTCVYMHKKIEFCGGSIRCQVCEMWSQGDRVACGVINNDTKVVFRSSTSMVYLFIQMSSEMWDFDIHGDLYFEKAVNGFLADLFQKWKKNGSNHEVTIVLFSRTFYNATSLEEFPNHMRECLQHDYRGRFYEDFYRVVVQNERFEDWSNVLVQLRKLFTDYQKIVLEYHQKPGDVIPKAVNSTAAQGNFLEVLNMSLNVFEKHYLDRSFDRTGQLSVVITPGVGVFEVDRELTNVTKQRIIDNGVGSDLVCVGEQPLHAVPLLKFHNKDTSVNAPDDYSMPHWINLSFYSTNKKIPYSTFIPRIKLPQRVSKQSSLENGKLQCKNKLLQEDPRECLHNSLFDYDAYDAQVFQLPSVHTSSLQRVTTRTKKTSVVSMETHNNAHILKLLKRKMSDPDIHHPPPEVHSTPIIATRSAAISIPHRTDDIASSESNGEINESRTSIKSDLTDSEISPPFRPVVGSAGSPTNAISQPTSIIRPSRALINPFDPSHVTIKLTSNRRRWTHIFPKGPTGVLIQQHHYQAVPAQMCSQPQCDAFSTVSGSPLEHGEIPNANQLHDHAKSKPQKLNLSLSSNDKGGNPVSSTGNKSLTLLWGATGEQEWTPALTTAIIGVDWKSLTIPACLPITTDYFPDKRSLQNDYVVSDYNLLPDDVNTDFAQQRAIYKKPLTTAEVFKELVSQRLAQGFQLIILPTNNKNQSNTPGSAVPAISSVMRGRQTESEPKEEYLLSIGRIFHKISLFDNSITVTRYRPRHPYPPFNIHYRYRFHAPHHDTYEVSWVSFTTEKLENYNWNYLDHYICTRGHTDFALVEALKYWRFRVFLLPLHNTVTRKFLEGSSRCDIYTPLTTTDQVSLMDGFLRFIELWPNKIRRQNPNKNWTSLVGSSPFRERLGSNRLPEKPRPRSGSKVMDRGRISPASEAVLPLSLEQQQDHFESNEDSANMELMKIKNTAPNNEILEAMKHPQSGVGFLTQHPSLPSQTFVSADAVQWLNNRIEGGVTVEGAINIMNGMIQDKLICHASGDFSKPFILGFYLYHVVQDKENQRATDYFSPTGDLQSFENEWVEVEIKPPKSWCEPTSVATFPTISSPINIPSCDTVDESNVPPFLKDDLDLIDCVQDTAWRAPPYKHTHLDIDINNKSDRIEWGHLRYQSVYKVDHSYELVVQWVASSGSIVADLIFVWQRKAQTCGIQMVPIPSDLLALPFTLKSDPLRGPIFIPLNTECLVTNKQPLFEEFGEETYAQRLFLFQETIVQRFGFIPCLIESTENDHQYVHMTGNAFILIPSTTNTRFRPRTSTNIVRRNTGQKGYPVHPDQPSPHEAYITRHVSGKNKNDYSMDRRIGFLWSWNHMVSRKWKSSSTLAGDELFQKKLIQDFRHFCSNGDNRLKHFWECCWEIKEKSGTRTF; from the exons ATGAAGCTTTATAAGTTGATAGTACATCAAAAAACCTTTAGCGAAGAAGACCTCTTAATTAGTCCAAAAGATCACCCAGGCATAAAAACTGGAGATGTGGTCGAAATTTATCATCCAGAGGTTGAATTCAGTCGTCTGCTACTGCAAGTCACATCTTTTAAAGAAGACCTACGTGAGACGATTAGCGTGGAAAATAATGTAGCAACAATGTTTCAATTAAGAACATTCGGAGATGTCTACATGAATGTTGTAAATCCAGATGATGTAGCTTTAGATTCTGTTGAACTTACGTTCAAAGATCAATATTTGGGACGTAGTGAAATGTGGAGGCTGAAAAATAGCTTG GTCAATACTTGCGTGTACATGcacaagaaaattgaattttgtggAGGTAGCATAAGGTGTCAGGTGTGCGAGATGTGGTCGCAAGGAGACCGGGTTGCCTGCGGTGTTATAAATAATGATACTAAG GTGGTATTTCGTTCTTCGACAAGCATGGTATATCTCTTCATTCAAATGAGTTCAGAAATGTGGGACTTTGATATCCACGGTGATCTCTACTTTGAAAAAGCAGTTAATGGTTTCTTGGCTGATTTATTTcaaaaatggaagaaaaatgGCAGCAATCACGAAGTAACAATAGTTCTCTTTTCAAGAACATTTTACAATGCCACTAGTTTGGAGGAATTTCCAAATCATATGCGCGAATGTTTACAACACGATTATAGAGGAAGATTTTATGAGGATTTCTATAGGGTGGTTGTACAAAATGAACGATTTGAAGATTGGAGCAATGTATTAGTGCAATTGCGAAAGCTGTTTACAGattatcaaaaaattgttttagagTACCATCAAAAGCCAGGTGATGTTATACCAAAAGCAGTTAATTCAACAGCTGCACAAGGAAATTTTTTAGAAGTTTTAAATATGTCATTAAATG TGTTTGAGAAACATTACTTAGATCGCAGTTTTGATAGAACTGGTCAATTGTCAGTGGTAATTACACCTGGTGTAGGTGTTTTCGAAGTTGATAGAGAGTTGACTAACGTTACGAAACAAAGAATTATCGATAACGGAGTGGGTAGCGATCTGGTGTGCGTTGGAGAACAACCATTGCATGCAGTTCCTTTATTAAAG TTTCATAATAAGGATACGTCTGTAAATGCACCAGACGACTACAGCATGCCACACTGGATTAATCTCAGCTTCTACTCAACAAATAAAAAGATTCCTTACTCAACGTTTATACCTCGAATAAAACTTCCTCAAAGGGTGTCAAAACAATCATCActagaaaatggaaaattgcaaTGTAAAAATAAGCTTCTACAAGAAGATCCCAGAGAATGTTTACACAATAGTTTATTCGACTATGATGCATATGATGCACAAGTGTTTCAATTACCCTCTGTTCACACTTCCAG CCTGCAACGGGTTACGACCAGAACCAAGAAGACAAGTGTTGTTAGTATGGAAACGCATAATAATGCACAtatattgaaacttttaaaaagaaaaatgtctgATCCTGACATTCATCATCCACCGCCTGAAGTGCATTCTACTCCGATAATTGCAACAAGAAGTGCAGCAATTTCAATACCCCATAGAACCGACGACATTGCTAGTAGTGAATCAAATGGAGAAATTAATG AATCAAGAACATCGATTAAAAGCGATTTAACAGATTCAGAAATATCGCCACCCTTTAGACCAGTTGTTGGTAGTGCGGGAAGTCCAACAAACGCAATATCTCAACCAACAAGTATCATTAGACCCAGTAGGGCACTTATCAATCCTTTCGACCCTTCCCATGTTACAATAAAACTTACTAGCAACAGACGGAGGTGGACACATATTTTTCCAAAAG GACCAACGGGTGTGCTAATACAACAACACCATTACCAAGCTGTGCCAGCACAAATGTGTTCACAACCTCAGTGTGATGCCTTTTCTACTGTAAGTGGATCACCATTGGAACATGGTGAGATCCCCAATGCAAATCAATTACACGATC atGCTAAAAGTAAaccacaaaaattaaatttgtctTTATCGAGCAATGATAAGGGTGGAAACCCAGTATCTTCCACAGGAAACAAATCTCTGACATTGTTATGGGGTGCCACTGGTGAACAGGAGTGGACACCAGCATTAACTACAG CAATCATAG GTGTCGATTGGAAATCACTGACAATTCCAGCATGTTTACCTATTACCACAGATTATTTCCCAGACAAAAGGAGTTTGCAAAATGATTATGTTGTCTCAGATTACAATCTTCTGCCAGATGATGTTAATACCGATTTTGCACAACAGCGAGCAATATATAAAAAGCCTCTAACAACTGCAGAGGTGTTTAAAGAGCTAGTGTCGCAACGATTAGCACAG GGTTTCCAATTGATTATCCTACCCACAAATAACAAAAATCAAAGTAATACACCTGGTAGTGCAGTTCCAGCAATAAGTAGTGTAATGCGCGGTCGACAAACCGAATCAGAGCCCAAGGAAGAGTATTTGTTAAGTATTGGtagaatttttcataaaatatcTTTATTTGATAACAGCATAACTGTTACGAGATATCGGCCAAG GCACCCCTATCCaccatttaatattcattatcgtTATCGATTTCATGCACCGCATCACGATACGTATGAAGTATCGTGGGTATCTTTTACAACCGAAAAACTAGAAAATTATAATTGGAATTATCTGGATCATTATATTTGTACAAGGGGTCACACCGATTTTGCTTTAGTGGAG gcTCTTAAATACTGGAGATTTCGCGTATTTCTACTGCCTTTGCATAATACGGTAACTCGAAAATTTTTGGAAGGATCGTCGAGATGTGATATATACACACCTCTCACTACCACAGATCAAGTTTCCCTAATGGATGGGTTCCTGCGGTTTATTGAACTGTGGCCGAACAAAATACGACGTCAAAATCCCAACAAAAACTGG ACCAGTCTAGTTGGCAGCTCTCCCTTCAGGGAGCGACTCGGAAGCAATCGTCTACCAGAGAAACCAAGACCAAG GTCAGGCTCTAAAGTAATGGACAGAGGTCGAATCTCACCAGCTAGCGAAGCTGTATTACCTCTTTCGCTTGAACAACAGCAAGACCATTTTGAGTCTAACGAGGACAG TGCAAATATGGAGCTGATGAAGATAAAGAATACCGCgccgaataatgaaattttgGAAGCAATGAAACATCCGCAATCCGGAGTAGGGTTCCTCACGCAACATCCATCGCTACCAAGTCAAACATTTGTCAGCGCGGACGCTGTACAGTGGTTGAATAATCGTATAGAAGGTGGAGTGACAGTGGAAGGCGCGATTAACATTATGAAT GGCATGATTCAAGACAAGTTGATCTGCCACGCTTCCGGTGATTTTTCCAAACCGTTCATTTTAGGATTTTATCTGTACCACGTGGTGCAAGACAAGGAAAATCAAAGGG CAACAGATTATTTTTCTCCTACCGGAGATTTGCAAAGCTTTGAGAACGAATGGGTGGAAGTAGAAATAAAGCCACCAAAGAGTTGGTGTGAACCCACTTCTGTGGCAACCTTCCCAACGATATCTTCTCCGATAAATATACCCAGTTGTGATACAGTTGATGAGTCAAATGTGCCACCGTTCCTCAAAGACGATTTGGATTTGATAGATTGCGTGCAGGACACAGCGTGGCGAG CTCCACCGTACAAGCATACTCATTTAGATATTGATATAAATAATAAGAGCGACAGAATTGAATGGGGTCATTTGAGGTACCAGTCCGTATACAAAGTGGACCATTCTTATGAGCTTGTAGTACAATGGGTAGCATCATCTGGGAGCATAGTCGCTGACCTT atttTCGTATGGCAACGAAAGGCTCAAACATGTGGGATTCAAATGGTCCCTATTCCCAGTGATCTACTAGCGCTGCCATTCACATTGAAAAGCGATCCTTTGAGAGGGCCTATATTTATACCGCTCAACACAGAATGTCTTGTGACAAATAAACAACCTCTTTTCGAAG AATTTGGAGAAGAGACCTACGCACAACGACTATTTCTGTTCCAAGAAACGATTGTACAGAGATTCGGCTTTATTCCATGTCTCATAGAGAGTACCGAAAATGACCACCAATATGTGCATATGACTGGCAACGCATTTATACTTATTCCTTCCACAACGAACACAAGGTTTCGACCCAGAACGTCTACGAACATCGTGAGGCGAAATACAGGACAAAAAGGGTATCCAGTTCATCCTGATCAGCCTAGTCCGCACGAGGCTTACATTACGAGACATGTTAgtgggaaaaataaaaatgattacagCATGGATAGAAGG ATTGGATTTCTTTGGTCGTGGAATCATATGGTCAGTCGAAAATGGAAGTCATCGTCGACGCTAGCCGGCGAtgaattatttcagaagaaACTCATTCAAGATTTTAGACATTTTTGTTCGAATGGAGATAATAGATTAAAGCACTTCTGGGAATGTTGTTGGGAAATCAAAGAAAAGTCAGGCACACGAACGTTTTAA
- the Iml1 gene encoding GATOR complex protein Iml1 isoform X1: MKLYKLIVHQKTFSEEDLLISPKDHPGIKTGDVVEIYHPEVEFSRLLLQVTSFKEDLRETISVENNVATMFQLRTFGDVYMNVVNPDDVALDSVELTFKDQYLGRSEMWRLKNSLVNTCVYMHKKIEFCGGSIRCQVCEMWSQGDRVACGVINNDTKVVFRSSTSMVYLFIQMSSEMWDFDIHGDLYFEKAVNGFLADLFQKWKKNGSNHEVTIVLFSRTFYNATSLEEFPNHMRECLQHDYRGRFYEDFYRVVVQNERFEDWSNVLVQLRKLFTDYQKIVLEYHQKPGDVIPKAVNSTAAQGNFLEVLNMSLNVFEKHYLDRSFDRTGQLSVVITPGVGVFEVDRELTNVTKQRIIDNGVGSDLVCVGEQPLHAVPLLKFHNKDTSVNAPDDYSMPHWINLSFYSTNKKIPYSTFIPRIKLPQRVSKQSSLENGKLQCKNKLLQEDPRECLHNSLFDYDAYDAQVFQLPSVHTSSLQRVTTRTKKTSVVSMETHNNAHILKLLKRKMSDPDIHHPPPEVHSTPIIATRSAAISIPHRTDDIASSESNGEINESRTSIKSDLTDSEISPPFRPVVGSAGSPTNAISQPTSIIRPSRALINPFDPSHVTIKLTSNRRRWTHIFPKGPTGVLIQQHHYQAVPAQMCSQPQCDAFSTVSGSPLEHGEIPNANQLHDHAKSKPQKLNLSLSSNDKGGNPVSSTGNKSLTLLWGATGEQEWTPALTTAIIGVDWKSLTIPACLPITTDYFPDKRSLQNDYVVSDYNLLPDDVNTDFAQQRAIYKKPLTTAEVFKELVSQRLAQGFQLIILPTNNKNQSNTPGSAVPAISSVMRGRQTESEPKEEYLLSIGRIFHKISLFDNSITVTRYRPRHPYPPFNIHYRYRFHAPHHDTYEVSWVSFTTEKLENYNWNYLDHYICTRGHTDFALVEALKYWRFRVFLLPLHNTVTRKFLEGSSRCDIYTPLTTTDQVSLMDGFLRFIELWPNKIRRQNPNKNWNPSTLGGVPPRDPASHLTRRRHSTSLIVLTNQTSLVGSSPFRERLGSNRLPEKPRPRSGSKVMDRGRISPASEAVLPLSLEQQQDHFESNEDSANMELMKIKNTAPNNEILEAMKHPQSGVGFLTQHPSLPSQTFVSADAVQWLNNRIEGGVTVEGAINIMNGMIQDKLICHASGDFSKPFILGFYLYHVVQDKENQRATDYFSPTGDLQSFENEWVEVEIKPPKSWCEPTSVATFPTISSPINIPSCDTVDESNVPPFLKDDLDLIDCVQDTAWRAPPYKHTHLDIDINNKSDRIEWGHLRYQSVYKVDHSYELVVQWVASSGSIVADLIFVWQRKAQTCGIQMVPIPSDLLALPFTLKSDPLRGPIFIPLNTECLVTNKQPLFEEFGEETYAQRLFLFQETIVQRFGFIPCLIESTENDHQYVHMTGNAFILIPSTTNTRFRPRTSTNIVRRNTGQKGYPVHPDQPSPHEAYITRHVSGKNKNDYSMDRRIGFLWSWNHMVSRKWKSSSTLAGDELFQKKLIQDFRHFCSNGDNRLKHFWECCWEIKEKSGTRTF, translated from the exons ATGAAGCTTTATAAGTTGATAGTACATCAAAAAACCTTTAGCGAAGAAGACCTCTTAATTAGTCCAAAAGATCACCCAGGCATAAAAACTGGAGATGTGGTCGAAATTTATCATCCAGAGGTTGAATTCAGTCGTCTGCTACTGCAAGTCACATCTTTTAAAGAAGACCTACGTGAGACGATTAGCGTGGAAAATAATGTAGCAACAATGTTTCAATTAAGAACATTCGGAGATGTCTACATGAATGTTGTAAATCCAGATGATGTAGCTTTAGATTCTGTTGAACTTACGTTCAAAGATCAATATTTGGGACGTAGTGAAATGTGGAGGCTGAAAAATAGCTTG GTCAATACTTGCGTGTACATGcacaagaaaattgaattttgtggAGGTAGCATAAGGTGTCAGGTGTGCGAGATGTGGTCGCAAGGAGACCGGGTTGCCTGCGGTGTTATAAATAATGATACTAAG GTGGTATTTCGTTCTTCGACAAGCATGGTATATCTCTTCATTCAAATGAGTTCAGAAATGTGGGACTTTGATATCCACGGTGATCTCTACTTTGAAAAAGCAGTTAATGGTTTCTTGGCTGATTTATTTcaaaaatggaagaaaaatgGCAGCAATCACGAAGTAACAATAGTTCTCTTTTCAAGAACATTTTACAATGCCACTAGTTTGGAGGAATTTCCAAATCATATGCGCGAATGTTTACAACACGATTATAGAGGAAGATTTTATGAGGATTTCTATAGGGTGGTTGTACAAAATGAACGATTTGAAGATTGGAGCAATGTATTAGTGCAATTGCGAAAGCTGTTTACAGattatcaaaaaattgttttagagTACCATCAAAAGCCAGGTGATGTTATACCAAAAGCAGTTAATTCAACAGCTGCACAAGGAAATTTTTTAGAAGTTTTAAATATGTCATTAAATG TGTTTGAGAAACATTACTTAGATCGCAGTTTTGATAGAACTGGTCAATTGTCAGTGGTAATTACACCTGGTGTAGGTGTTTTCGAAGTTGATAGAGAGTTGACTAACGTTACGAAACAAAGAATTATCGATAACGGAGTGGGTAGCGATCTGGTGTGCGTTGGAGAACAACCATTGCATGCAGTTCCTTTATTAAAG TTTCATAATAAGGATACGTCTGTAAATGCACCAGACGACTACAGCATGCCACACTGGATTAATCTCAGCTTCTACTCAACAAATAAAAAGATTCCTTACTCAACGTTTATACCTCGAATAAAACTTCCTCAAAGGGTGTCAAAACAATCATCActagaaaatggaaaattgcaaTGTAAAAATAAGCTTCTACAAGAAGATCCCAGAGAATGTTTACACAATAGTTTATTCGACTATGATGCATATGATGCACAAGTGTTTCAATTACCCTCTGTTCACACTTCCAG CCTGCAACGGGTTACGACCAGAACCAAGAAGACAAGTGTTGTTAGTATGGAAACGCATAATAATGCACAtatattgaaacttttaaaaagaaaaatgtctgATCCTGACATTCATCATCCACCGCCTGAAGTGCATTCTACTCCGATAATTGCAACAAGAAGTGCAGCAATTTCAATACCCCATAGAACCGACGACATTGCTAGTAGTGAATCAAATGGAGAAATTAATG AATCAAGAACATCGATTAAAAGCGATTTAACAGATTCAGAAATATCGCCACCCTTTAGACCAGTTGTTGGTAGTGCGGGAAGTCCAACAAACGCAATATCTCAACCAACAAGTATCATTAGACCCAGTAGGGCACTTATCAATCCTTTCGACCCTTCCCATGTTACAATAAAACTTACTAGCAACAGACGGAGGTGGACACATATTTTTCCAAAAG GACCAACGGGTGTGCTAATACAACAACACCATTACCAAGCTGTGCCAGCACAAATGTGTTCACAACCTCAGTGTGATGCCTTTTCTACTGTAAGTGGATCACCATTGGAACATGGTGAGATCCCCAATGCAAATCAATTACACGATC atGCTAAAAGTAAaccacaaaaattaaatttgtctTTATCGAGCAATGATAAGGGTGGAAACCCAGTATCTTCCACAGGAAACAAATCTCTGACATTGTTATGGGGTGCCACTGGTGAACAGGAGTGGACACCAGCATTAACTACAG CAATCATAG GTGTCGATTGGAAATCACTGACAATTCCAGCATGTTTACCTATTACCACAGATTATTTCCCAGACAAAAGGAGTTTGCAAAATGATTATGTTGTCTCAGATTACAATCTTCTGCCAGATGATGTTAATACCGATTTTGCACAACAGCGAGCAATATATAAAAAGCCTCTAACAACTGCAGAGGTGTTTAAAGAGCTAGTGTCGCAACGATTAGCACAG GGTTTCCAATTGATTATCCTACCCACAAATAACAAAAATCAAAGTAATACACCTGGTAGTGCAGTTCCAGCAATAAGTAGTGTAATGCGCGGTCGACAAACCGAATCAGAGCCCAAGGAAGAGTATTTGTTAAGTATTGGtagaatttttcataaaatatcTTTATTTGATAACAGCATAACTGTTACGAGATATCGGCCAAG GCACCCCTATCCaccatttaatattcattatcgtTATCGATTTCATGCACCGCATCACGATACGTATGAAGTATCGTGGGTATCTTTTACAACCGAAAAACTAGAAAATTATAATTGGAATTATCTGGATCATTATATTTGTACAAGGGGTCACACCGATTTTGCTTTAGTGGAG gcTCTTAAATACTGGAGATTTCGCGTATTTCTACTGCCTTTGCATAATACGGTAACTCGAAAATTTTTGGAAGGATCGTCGAGATGTGATATATACACACCTCTCACTACCACAGATCAAGTTTCCCTAATGGATGGGTTCCTGCGGTTTATTGAACTGTGGCCGAACAAAATACGACGTCAAAATCCCAACAAAAACTGG AACCCTTCAACTCTAGGTGGTGTTCCCCCAAGAGATCCTGCCTCTCATTTGACCAGACGCAGGCACAGCACGAGCCTGATAGTCCTCACTAACCAG ACCAGTCTAGTTGGCAGCTCTCCCTTCAGGGAGCGACTCGGAAGCAATCGTCTACCAGAGAAACCAAGACCAAG GTCAGGCTCTAAAGTAATGGACAGAGGTCGAATCTCACCAGCTAGCGAAGCTGTATTACCTCTTTCGCTTGAACAACAGCAAGACCATTTTGAGTCTAACGAGGACAG TGCAAATATGGAGCTGATGAAGATAAAGAATACCGCgccgaataatgaaattttgGAAGCAATGAAACATCCGCAATCCGGAGTAGGGTTCCTCACGCAACATCCATCGCTACCAAGTCAAACATTTGTCAGCGCGGACGCTGTACAGTGGTTGAATAATCGTATAGAAGGTGGAGTGACAGTGGAAGGCGCGATTAACATTATGAAT GGCATGATTCAAGACAAGTTGATCTGCCACGCTTCCGGTGATTTTTCCAAACCGTTCATTTTAGGATTTTATCTGTACCACGTGGTGCAAGACAAGGAAAATCAAAGGG CAACAGATTATTTTTCTCCTACCGGAGATTTGCAAAGCTTTGAGAACGAATGGGTGGAAGTAGAAATAAAGCCACCAAAGAGTTGGTGTGAACCCACTTCTGTGGCAACCTTCCCAACGATATCTTCTCCGATAAATATACCCAGTTGTGATACAGTTGATGAGTCAAATGTGCCACCGTTCCTCAAAGACGATTTGGATTTGATAGATTGCGTGCAGGACACAGCGTGGCGAG CTCCACCGTACAAGCATACTCATTTAGATATTGATATAAATAATAAGAGCGACAGAATTGAATGGGGTCATTTGAGGTACCAGTCCGTATACAAAGTGGACCATTCTTATGAGCTTGTAGTACAATGGGTAGCATCATCTGGGAGCATAGTCGCTGACCTT atttTCGTATGGCAACGAAAGGCTCAAACATGTGGGATTCAAATGGTCCCTATTCCCAGTGATCTACTAGCGCTGCCATTCACATTGAAAAGCGATCCTTTGAGAGGGCCTATATTTATACCGCTCAACACAGAATGTCTTGTGACAAATAAACAACCTCTTTTCGAAG AATTTGGAGAAGAGACCTACGCACAACGACTATTTCTGTTCCAAGAAACGATTGTACAGAGATTCGGCTTTATTCCATGTCTCATAGAGAGTACCGAAAATGACCACCAATATGTGCATATGACTGGCAACGCATTTATACTTATTCCTTCCACAACGAACACAAGGTTTCGACCCAGAACGTCTACGAACATCGTGAGGCGAAATACAGGACAAAAAGGGTATCCAGTTCATCCTGATCAGCCTAGTCCGCACGAGGCTTACATTACGAGACATGTTAgtgggaaaaataaaaatgattacagCATGGATAGAAGG ATTGGATTTCTTTGGTCGTGGAATCATATGGTCAGTCGAAAATGGAAGTCATCGTCGACGCTAGCCGGCGAtgaattatttcagaagaaACTCATTCAAGATTTTAGACATTTTTGTTCGAATGGAGATAATAGATTAAAGCACTTCTGGGAATGTTGTTGGGAAATCAAAGAAAAGTCAGGCACACGAACGTTTTAA